One window from the genome of Desulfobaccales bacterium encodes:
- a CDS encoding flavodoxin family protein — translation MKVLGIFGSPRRQGNSDTLMKAFLQGAAEAGAAVEEIFLREKKISPCLEIYHCFKDGTCPIKDEMRELYDKLIEADVVALASPVFFYSVSAQAKAMIDRTQALWARRYALKQDFPGGNRQGVLLCTGATKGRLLFVGSRLVAKYFFDAINVRYAAELLVRGVDEKGAINDRPEVLEQARNLGRKVGRGEMLGPIKMDPLAV, via the coding sequence ATGAAAGTCCTGGGCATATTCGGCAGTCCCCGCCGGCAAGGGAACTCCGACACCCTTATGAAGGCTTTCCTTCAGGGCGCGGCCGAGGCCGGCGCCGCGGTGGAAGAAATCTTCCTGCGCGAAAAAAAGATTTCCCCCTGCCTGGAAATATATCATTGTTTTAAAGATGGCACCTGTCCCATTAAAGACGAAATGCGGGAACTTTATGACAAGCTCATCGAGGCGGACGTGGTGGCCCTGGCTTCACCGGTTTTCTTTTATAGCGTCAGCGCCCAAGCCAAGGCCATGATCGACCGCACCCAGGCCCTGTGGGCCCGGCGTTATGCGCTCAAACAGGACTTCCCCGGCGGCAACCGTCAGGGAGTCCTGTTGTGCACCGGCGCCACCAAGGGGCGTCTCTTGTTCGTGGGCTCCCGCCTGGTGGCCAAATATTTTTTTGACGCCATCAATGTGCGGTACGCCGCCGAACTCCTGGTGCGGGGCGTGGATGAAAAAGGCGCCATCAATGACCGGCCCGAAGTCTTAGAGCAGGCCCGGAACCTGGGCCGTAAGGTGGGTCGGGGTGAGATGCTGGGCCCCATCAAGATGGACCCGTTGGCGGTTTAG
- a CDS encoding U32 family peptidase: protein MELVVHILNQESLAVACEQGAGAVAVPLPRDPEARVWSELADWQAAARERGLKFYLVWDELLTEAELPKVADKLEKVARLNPDGLQLRDLGLVKEARWRYPHLPLVAAGNWGAHNSPGMRLAETLGFTRVVVEGPVSLKDLALMRRQTAMPLAVALLTGCHGYASLCLMAEYLGVSCATCCLARPENAGTLMAALETFSGLCQLGIEAVQIRGELFAPASLTRVIGLFQAVATASPMERPKVLAAARQVVEAFGESLRMAAPPTGTCQGPPVYPLPPSQQSAASASRPNLLARGRIWLEARDYAEAEELSREWRDPLVLTLTSDNYAAFLPEHRHWGPRRLIWRLPPAIPESSLAFYQKALETLGQGGYSRFVAGDWGAVALAGAVDGQVYGDQTLGVRNSWSVKAFREFKVSRVCLPPGHQAEHWQDILAAAPSGRFWSYLYHCAVLAVCPQEAAALTPPANLRWMAEDGKAFLCLKAPQNLLDMEPWFKQQTIFPLMVALPHSPRPRGQIPAWLVARPQDRPRR from the coding sequence ATGGAATTAGTGGTGCACATTTTGAACCAGGAATCTTTGGCCGTCGCGTGCGAGCAGGGTGCGGGGGCAGTTGCGGTTCCCCTCCCCCGGGACCCTGAGGCCCGAGTCTGGTCCGAACTCGCGGACTGGCAGGCCGCGGCCCGAGAGCGGGGCCTCAAATTTTATCTCGTTTGGGATGAATTGCTTACGGAAGCTGAGTTGCCAAAGGTGGCAGATAAGCTCGAGAAAGTGGCCCGGCTTAATCCCGACGGCTTGCAGCTCCGGGACCTGGGCCTGGTTAAGGAGGCCCGCTGGCGTTATCCCCACCTGCCGTTGGTCGCCGCGGGGAACTGGGGCGCCCATAACTCCCCGGGAATGCGGCTGGCAGAGACCCTGGGGTTTACCCGGGTGGTGGTGGAAGGGCCGGTGAGTTTAAAAGACCTGGCGTTGATGCGGCGTCAAACTGCCATGCCCCTGGCCGTTGCCTTGCTGACCGGCTGTCATGGGTATGCCAGTCTGTGCCTGATGGCAGAGTATTTGGGGGTGAGCTGCGCAACCTGCTGCCTGGCCCGGCCGGAAAACGCCGGGACACTGATGGCAGCCCTGGAAACCTTTTCCGGCTTGTGTCAGCTCGGTATCGAGGCGGTCCAGATCAGGGGAGAACTCTTTGCTCCCGCGTCCCTAACCCGGGTGATCGGGCTCTTTCAAGCCGTGGCGACGGCCTCCCCGATGGAGCGTCCCAAAGTCCTGGCCGCGGCCCGGCAGGTGGTGGAAGCCTTTGGGGAGAGCCTTCGGATGGCCGCCCCGCCCACAGGAACTTGTCAAGGTCCCCCTGTGTACCCGCTGCCGCCCTCGCAGCAAAGCGCGGCAAGCGCTTCCCGGCCGAATTTACTGGCCCGGGGCCGGATCTGGCTGGAGGCCCGGGATTACGCCGAGGCCGAGGAGCTGTCCCGGGAATGGCGGGACCCCCTGGTGCTGACGTTGACTTCGGATAATTATGCCGCTTTCTTGCCGGAGCATCGCCACTGGGGTCCGCGGCGGCTCATCTGGCGACTGCCCCCCGCCATCCCGGAGTCGTCCCTGGCGTTCTACCAAAAAGCCCTGGAAACCCTCGGACAGGGCGGTTATAGCCGCTTTGTGGCCGGCGATTGGGGGGCGGTAGCCCTGGCCGGGGCCGTCGATGGCCAGGTTTACGGGGATCAAACCCTGGGGGTGCGTAATTCCTGGTCCGTGAAAGCCTTCCGGGAGTTCAAGGTGTCTAGAGTCTGCCTGCCCCCGGGGCATCAGGCCGAGCACTGGCAGGATATCCTCGCGGCTGCGCCTTCGGGCAGGTTCTGGAGTTACCTCTACCACTGTGCGGTCCTGGCTGTCTGCCCTCAAGAAGCCGCCGCACTGACCCCGCCTGCCAACCTGCGCTGGATGGCCGAAGATGGCAAAGCCTTCCTTTGCCTCAAAGCTCCCCAGAATCTCCTGGATATGGAACCTTGGTTCAAACAGCAGACCATCTTCCCGCTCATGGTGGCCCTGCCGCATAGCCCGCGGCCTCGGGGCCAAATCCCGGCCTGGCTGGTGGCCCGCCCCCAGGATCGCCCCCGCCGGTAA
- a CDS encoding TIR domain-containing protein, with protein sequence MEPIRVKVVQFGKLQTDEVNNILGVANLCQPTYYFDEVQDLKVDLSPYRLPNKSYDLDTATEQHVLPKYYERPLIVLTSEPYGAPARGSEEEAFYFLGALETNVSIISTYLWKDSKENGSLQLYLLFMIGTSLISEYAGLQFHDETKGCLFDFCEEPIDIYRSLKSDNFFCPTCNTYIERALREGRINIDQLVSAMRIINRARRIELSCFISYSHKDEAFAKKLYLRMKKRKLKVWLAAEDLGDGIIHDQLERSIRLHDKLLLVLSNNSMSSEWVKTEIRWAMDVGIKENINKLLPIRLVEMDSVKAWKLFDSDIGKDLAREIRENLIHDFSNWQDLKAFNRSFRRLIRYIYEIAM encoded by the coding sequence ATGGAACCAATTAGGGTAAAAGTAGTCCAATTTGGAAAACTCCAGACCGATGAAGTTAATAATATATTAGGTGTAGCTAACTTATGTCAGCCTACGTATTATTTCGATGAAGTGCAAGACCTCAAAGTTGATCTGTCTCCTTATCGGTTACCAAATAAGAGTTATGACCTTGATACAGCTACGGAGCAACACGTACTTCCAAAGTATTATGAGCGTCCGCTCATTGTACTTACATCAGAACCTTATGGAGCACCTGCGCGTGGATCAGAAGAGGAGGCGTTCTATTTCTTAGGCGCTTTAGAGACAAATGTCTCAATAATCAGCACTTATTTGTGGAAAGATTCCAAAGAGAACGGGAGTCTTCAATTATACTTGCTTTTCATGATTGGAACCAGCCTTATTTCTGAATATGCCGGCCTCCAATTTCATGATGAAACGAAGGGATGCCTTTTCGACTTTTGTGAAGAACCTATCGATATTTATAGGTCACTGAAATCCGATAATTTTTTTTGTCCAACTTGCAATACCTATATCGAGCGGGCATTAAGAGAAGGTAGGATAAACATAGATCAGCTTGTGTCAGCAATGCGAATCATCAACCGCGCACGTCGGATCGAATTATCATGCTTCATTAGCTACAGTCACAAGGATGAGGCCTTTGCAAAAAAACTATATTTGCGAATGAAAAAGAGAAAGCTGAAGGTATGGTTAGCAGCCGAAGATCTGGGAGACGGCATAATCCATGATCAGCTTGAACGTTCAATCAGATTGCACGATAAACTTCTCCTTGTTCTCTCGAATAACAGTATGTCAAGTGAGTGGGTCAAAACAGAGATACGCTGGGCAATGGATGTAGGCATCAAGGAAAACATTAACAAATTGCTGCCAATTCGTCTTGTAGAAATGGACTCTGTCAAAGCATGGAAGCTCTTTGATTCGGATATTGGAAAAGACTTGGCACGCGAGATTCGTGAGAATCTTATTCATGATTTCTCCAATTGGCAAGATTTGAAGGCCTTTAACCGCTCGTTTCGTCGATTAATACGATATATATATGAAATCGCCATGTAG
- a CDS encoding thioesterase family protein, producing the protein MALAVGMTHEMRLKTGPEHSAQKFYPKVPNVFGTPFLGGLFEGVSADLMASHLAEGETSVGMSMNLKHTAPTPLGMEVRAVTEITLVEGRKITFKLEAFDEKEKIGEAVHERFIINAEKFNQKLEAKKS; encoded by the coding sequence ATGGCACTGGCTGTGGGTATGACCCATGAAATGCGGCTCAAGACCGGGCCGGAGCACTCCGCCCAGAAATTCTACCCCAAGGTTCCCAACGTCTTCGGCACCCCCTTCCTGGGAGGCCTCTTCGAAGGGGTCAGCGCCGACCTGATGGCCTCCCATCTGGCGGAAGGTGAAACTTCGGTGGGCATGTCCATGAACTTAAAGCACACCGCGCCCACCCCTTTGGGGATGGAAGTGCGGGCCGTCACCGAAATCACCCTGGTGGAAGGGCGCAAGATCACCTTTAAGCTGGAAGCCTTCGACGAGAAGGAAAAGATTGGCGAGGCCGTGCACGAACGCTTTATAATCAACGCAGAGAAATTCAATCAGAAGTTGGAGGCCAAAAAAAGCTGA
- a CDS encoding MoaD/ThiS family protein: MSAQLKDLTRQKQLGQAPSGQVKISYGVHNLDAAIAGKSVSEVRQALKEPLNIDPRALALVNGRDVAASYILQEGDQLEFVRLAGEKGRDAI; the protein is encoded by the coding sequence ATGAGCGCCCAACTGAAAGATTTAACCCGCCAGAAACAACTGGGCCAGGCCCCTTCCGGTCAGGTCAAGATAAGCTACGGAGTCCATAACCTGGATGCCGCCATCGCCGGAAAATCCGTCAGCGAGGTGCGCCAGGCCTTAAAAGAACCTTTGAATATCGATCCCCGCGCCCTGGCCCTGGTGAACGGCCGGGACGTGGCGGCCTCGTATATCCTGCAGGAAGGTGACCAACTGGAGTTCGTGCGCCTGGCCGGGGAAAAGGGCCGGGACGCCATCTAA
- the rpoZ gene encoding DNA-directed RNA polymerase subunit omega, giving the protein MARVTIEDCLEQVPTRFGLIHLAAKRVRQLYRGAPVLVKGDNKEIVMALREIAAAKIVPTTPLKFFPEPEEE; this is encoded by the coding sequence ATGGCCCGGGTTACCATTGAAGACTGCCTGGAGCAAGTGCCGACTCGCTTCGGCCTGATTCACCTGGCGGCCAAGCGGGTGCGCCAACTCTACCGCGGCGCCCCTGTTCTGGTTAAAGGGGATAACAAAGAAATCGTCATGGCCCTGCGAGAGATTGCTGCGGCGAAAATCGTGCCCACTACCCCCTTGAAATTCTTTCCGGAACCCGAAGAAGAATAA